Proteins encoded together in one Candidatus Eremiobacterota bacterium window:
- a CDS encoding cyclic 2,3-diphosphoglycerate synthase has product MKTRVIIMGAAGRDFHNFNSFFRSREEYEVVAFTATQIPNIEGRVYPPQLSGPLYPGGIPIFSEEELPRLIKEKGIHQVVFAYSDVSHQEVMHKASTVVASGADFKLLGPSATCLKAKVPVVSVCAVRTGVGKSQTTRKVCDIIKNRGYRVVAVRHPMPYGDLTKQVCQRFAEHSDLDRYQCTIEEREEYAPHIERKTIVYAGIDYQVILEEAQKEADVILWDGGNNDFPFYTSDLQIVLVDPLRPGHEVRYYPGEANLKMADCIIINKMDSATPMDIEEVKSNITINNSRATVIEATSPISCDDPALVRGKRVLVIEDGPTLTHGEMGYGAGVVMSKNLGAAELVDPRPYAKGSIREVFRKFPHIGPLLPAMGYSDHQIQELKETIEETPCDLVVIGTPIDLRKVMELSRPSVRITYELQEIGKPDLEEVLTKIFTKLRERRSTT; this is encoded by the coding sequence ATGAAAACAAGGGTAATCATCATGGGAGCCGCAGGGCGGGACTTTCATAACTTCAACTCCTTTTTCCGCTCACGGGAAGAATATGAAGTGGTGGCTTTTACGGCCACGCAGATACCAAACATAGAGGGAAGAGTCTATCCCCCTCAGCTTTCGGGGCCTCTTTACCCCGGCGGGATCCCCATCTTCTCCGAAGAGGAGCTTCCCCGCCTCATCAAGGAAAAGGGAATCCATCAGGTGGTCTTCGCTTACAGCGATGTCTCTCACCAGGAGGTGATGCACAAGGCCTCGACGGTCGTGGCTTCAGGCGCCGACTTCAAGCTTCTGGGCCCCAGTGCCACGTGCCTCAAAGCAAAGGTGCCGGTGGTATCCGTGTGCGCCGTGAGGACAGGCGTGGGAAAAAGCCAGACCACCAGAAAGGTCTGTGATATTATTAAAAACCGTGGCTACCGCGTCGTCGCCGTACGCCATCCCATGCCGTACGGCGACCTCACCAAGCAGGTCTGCCAGCGTTTCGCCGAGCACTCGGACCTGGACAGGTACCAGTGCACCATAGAGGAACGGGAGGAATACGCGCCCCACATAGAGAGAAAGACCATCGTATACGCGGGTATTGATTACCAGGTGATCCTCGAGGAGGCCCAGAAAGAGGCCGATGTGATACTCTGGGACGGCGGGAACAATGACTTTCCCTTTTACACGAGCGATCTTCAGATTGTCCTTGTCGATCCCCTCAGGCCGGGCCATGAGGTGCGCTACTATCCCGGCGAGGCCAACCTCAAGATGGCCGACTGCATTATAATCAACAAAATGGACTCGGCCACTCCTATGGACATCGAGGAGGTCAAGAGCAATATAACGATCAACAACAGCCGGGCGACGGTGATAGAAGCCACCTCTCCCATCTCCTGTGACGATCCCGCTCTGGTGAGGGGAAAGCGTGTGCTTGTCATTGAAGACGGCCCCACCCTCACCCATGGAGAGATGGGATACGGCGCCGGCGTGGTGATGAGCAAGAATCTGGGAGCCGCCGAGCTCGTGGATCCCCGACCCTATGCCAAGGGCTCCATACGGGAGGTCTTCAGGAAATTCCCCCATATCGGCCCCCTGCTCCCCGCGATGGGATACTCTGACCACCAGATACAGGAGCTCAAGGAGACCATCGAGGAGACTCCCTGTGACCTTGTCGTGATAGGCACGCCAATAGACCTGAGGAAGGTCATGGAGCTCTCCAGGCCAAGCGTGCGCATCACCTACGAGCTCCAGGAGATCGGAAAGCCTGACCTTGAGGAGGTCCTCACAAAAATTTTCACTAAGCTCAGAGAGCGTCGCAGCACCACCTAA
- a CDS encoding response regulator transcription factor encodes METRKKILLVEDEEEIRDFVKRYLLRENYLILEAGDGKEALGLVSAEEPDMIILDLMIPGIEGLEVLREIRRDRGTPILILSARNEETDRVVGLELGADDFVSKPFSPRELIARVKALLRRSMSLPVQKRILQRGPLAIDFEGRKARVAGTEVFFTPIEFALLRLLSSHSGKIFSREELLDRIWGQDFVGETRTVDVHVKNIRKKLESHACGISLIRAVRGVGYTWDEAK; translated from the coding sequence ATGGAGACAAGGAAAAAAATTCTTCTCGTCGAGGACGAGGAGGAAATCAGGGATTTCGTAAAGCGCTATCTGCTGAGGGAGAACTATCTGATCCTTGAGGCCGGCGACGGAAAGGAAGCCCTCGGCCTGGTGAGCGCCGAAGAGCCGGACATGATAATCCTGGATCTGATGATCCCCGGCATTGAGGGGCTTGAGGTCCTCAGGGAGATAAGGCGTGACAGGGGGACTCCTATCCTCATTCTCTCGGCGCGGAATGAAGAAACCGACAGGGTCGTAGGCCTGGAGCTCGGCGCTGATGATTTCGTCAGCAAGCCTTTCAGCCCCCGGGAACTCATAGCCCGCGTAAAGGCGCTCCTGCGCAGGAGCATGAGCCTGCCCGTGCAGAAAAGGATCCTTCAGAGAGGCCCTCTTGCAATCGACTTTGAGGGGCGCAAGGCCCGGGTGGCGGGCACAGAGGTCTTTTTTACCCCTATTGAGTTTGCGCTGCTCCGCCTTCTCTCGTCCCACTCGGGAAAGATCTTTTCCCGCGAGGAGCTTCTTGACAGGATCTGGGGGCAGGACTTTGTGGGCGAGACCAGGACTGTTGATGTCCATGTGAAAAACATCCGCAAGAAACTTGAGAGCCACGCATGCGGGATCTCCCTGATAAGGGCCGTGAGGGGTGTGGGCTATACATGGGATGAGGCAAAGTGA
- a CDS encoding HAMP domain-containing sensor histidine kinase, whose product MKRNKLWWKLALSYFLFALGALFLAAVYLLVTVTPQAISHRGEVVKGRIAAFAQLVAESYGNKEGRVEVGRMLDLLSSPQDPAIWVLDRYGQVMNASPKAQKGTIAPDSAILSRTLGGETLSGLKQRERAYYCSVPVTVKGEVKGAIYMLFPYNIEGKGNYQALLPVAKAFALIALFALCAAFFMARKIVRPLEEMTEVARKLGNGDLEGRVRGSAYSEEIKILGKTLNAMAEKLQSALLKMEEEKDSLASMEKRRRELIASISHEIRTPLSTLQGCSEALQDGIVSGEDAQKYLGVIHREVTRLNTLVSDLLELSKLEAKAVQLKKEPIDLAGLCADIIEACHQRLGEGGITAEVSGGPLMVQADPERMRQVVFNLVENAIRYCGQGSRLLIGIEGDKDKVCMIFDDEGPGVPAEDLTRLFDHFYRVEKSRSRAGGGSGLGLAVVKQLVLLHGGAIEAVNRAGGGLRIVISLPREKE is encoded by the coding sequence ATGAAGAGAAACAAGCTGTGGTGGAAACTGGCCCTCTCCTATTTTCTCTTTGCCCTGGGCGCTCTTTTTCTTGCCGCAGTGTACCTTCTCGTGACAGTGACACCCCAGGCCATCTCCCACAGGGGCGAGGTGGTAAAGGGAAGAATTGCCGCCTTTGCGCAGCTTGTGGCGGAGTCCTACGGGAACAAGGAGGGGAGAGTCGAGGTGGGGCGGATGCTCGACCTCCTCTCTTCCCCGCAGGATCCCGCCATCTGGGTTCTTGACAGGTATGGGCAGGTAATGAATGCTTCTCCGAAGGCACAGAAGGGCACTATTGCTCCTGACAGCGCTATTCTTTCAAGGACACTGGGAGGCGAGACGCTCTCGGGGCTGAAGCAGAGGGAAAGGGCATATTACTGCAGCGTGCCGGTCACTGTCAAGGGGGAGGTGAAGGGCGCCATCTACATGCTTTTCCCTTACAATATTGAGGGGAAGGGGAATTACCAGGCCCTTCTGCCTGTCGCAAAGGCTTTCGCGCTTATCGCTCTTTTCGCTCTCTGCGCCGCCTTTTTCATGGCAAGGAAGATTGTAAGGCCCCTCGAAGAAATGACGGAGGTGGCCCGGAAGCTTGGAAACGGCGACCTGGAGGGCCGTGTGAGGGGCTCCGCCTATTCCGAGGAGATTAAGATCCTTGGCAAAACCCTCAATGCCATGGCGGAAAAACTTCAGAGTGCCCTCCTTAAGATGGAAGAGGAGAAGGATTCACTCGCCTCGATGGAAAAACGGCGCAGAGAGCTTATTGCGAGCATCTCTCACGAGATAAGGACCCCTCTCTCCACCCTCCAGGGCTGCTCGGAAGCGCTCCAGGACGGAATCGTGAGCGGGGAGGACGCCCAGAAGTATCTTGGAGTCATTCACCGGGAGGTCACAAGGCTCAACACTCTTGTTTCAGACCTGCTTGAGCTTTCAAAGCTCGAGGCAAAGGCTGTGCAGCTTAAAAAGGAGCCGATCGATCTTGCAGGGCTCTGTGCCGATATCATCGAGGCATGCCATCAAAGGCTCGGCGAGGGAGGCATCACTGCAGAGGTCTCAGGCGGCCCCCTGATGGTGCAGGCCGATCCCGAGAGGATGAGGCAGGTCGTATTCAATCTCGTAGAGAATGCCATTCGTTACTGCGGCCAAGGGAGCCGCCTCTTGATCGGGATTGAGGGAGATAAGGACAAGGTCTGCATGATCTTTGATGATGAAGGCCCTGGTGTGCCGGCAGAGGATCTCACGAGGCTCTTTGACCACTTTTACCGCGTCGAGAAGTCCCGCTCGAGGGCCGGAGGGGGAAGCGGCCTGGGGCTTGCCGTGGTGAAACAGCTCGTGCTCCTCCACGGGGGGGCGATAGAGGCGGTGAACAGGGCCGGAGGGGGATTGCGCATCGTGATTTCCCTCCCCCGGGAGAAGGAATAA
- a CDS encoding FecR family protein, which yields MMPYRSTSFVLFLIAALILLSGGMAPSFCQQDFVGKITSLVQNTEIVRAEAKYAVPALEGNSPGPGDVLRTGEGGRCELTLSDGSQIILNSRSSLLIRRRDLFILQEGQLWASFRAEARATVDSPCGQAATRETVSEFVMTLSKDHRHTAVELISGELHLSTPLGTIKLTAPQKGMLSLSSPPSEDPSSPSQDSGAESPPWTAFRKQSIIVLVKENEKGRGDRFYQQDLEKTLRQGRFGVLTGESLMSYRDQAIQALKGRAMKGELSAAMDLCRKTGIDLLIMASVTPVQTRQISAGIVSCAVKGEVRLYQVSTGELLISSASTATGTGKNEKEAASDAIRTIRRNLVTSLPWEVRRELAERVRKTDIPERVEIVLIDFTAQGKKALMEKLRKMAETMKVSDESLPGRPAFILMTTASVKTLSRALTQVSGFSTKVVEATGERIVLKAQKRN from the coding sequence ATGATGCCATACCGGTCCACGAGCTTCGTGCTTTTTCTCATTGCCGCTCTCATCCTCCTTTCCGGAGGGATGGCGCCTTCCTTCTGCCAGCAGGACTTTGTCGGAAAGATCACCTCACTTGTGCAGAATACCGAAATTGTGAGGGCCGAAGCGAAATATGCCGTTCCCGCCCTCGAGGGAAATAGCCCCGGCCCGGGAGACGTGCTGAGAACTGGCGAGGGAGGGCGGTGCGAGCTCACCCTGTCAGATGGAAGCCAGATCATCCTGAACAGCAGGTCATCGCTTCTGATCAGAAGGAGGGACCTCTTCATCCTGCAGGAAGGCCAGCTCTGGGCTTCTTTCAGGGCCGAGGCCCGGGCGACCGTTGACTCTCCCTGCGGGCAGGCCGCCACCAGGGAGACCGTATCGGAATTTGTGATGACCCTCTCGAAAGATCACCGTCACACGGCGGTGGAACTCATATCAGGTGAGCTTCACCTGTCAACGCCCCTTGGCACCATCAAGCTCACGGCCCCTCAGAAGGGCATGCTTTCCCTCTCATCGCCGCCCAGTGAAGACCCTTCCTCTCCCTCTCAGGATTCCGGGGCTGAAAGCCCCCCATGGACCGCCTTCAGGAAGCAGTCGATAATAGTGCTCGTGAAGGAGAACGAGAAAGGGAGAGGTGACCGCTTCTACCAGCAGGATCTGGAAAAGACCCTCCGGCAGGGGAGATTTGGCGTGCTCACCGGGGAATCCCTGATGAGCTACAGGGACCAGGCGATACAGGCCCTGAAAGGAAGGGCGATGAAGGGGGAGCTCTCTGCCGCGATGGATCTCTGCCGCAAGACAGGGATCGACCTGCTCATCATGGCGTCAGTCACTCCAGTACAGACACGGCAGATATCAGCAGGCATCGTTTCCTGCGCCGTGAAGGGAGAGGTGAGGCTCTACCAGGTGTCCACAGGGGAGCTCCTGATATCAAGCGCCTCCACCGCGACAGGGACGGGGAAAAATGAAAAGGAGGCCGCCTCCGACGCGATCCGCACCATAAGAAGAAATCTCGTCACGAGTCTCCCATGGGAGGTCCGCAGGGAGCTCGCTGAGAGGGTAAGGAAAACGGATATACCGGAGAGGGTGGAGATTGTGCTGATTGATTTCACCGCCCAGGGGAAGAAGGCGCTCATGGAGAAGCTCAGAAAAATGGCCGAGACCATGAAGGTGAGCGACGAGTCCCTCCCGGGGAGACCAGCTTTCATCCTTATGACCACCGCATCGGTAAAGACCCTTTCCCGCGCTCTTACCCAGGTGAGCGGCTTCAGCACAAAGGTCGTGGAGGCCACCGGCGAAAGGATTGTGCTCAAGGCTCAGAAAAGGAACTAG
- a CDS encoding GNAT family N-acetyltransferase — MSDLVIRPGRDDDLEGLVTLWREYMGDGYHELVNMKWSEQNTVKWRTFARYYISQGLFLVAEEKGSVIGFISLNICSPPFETIYQCAEVIDIYVAKIHRGKGYGRRLLRHVMSFLKDRGIEVVTLSVLTSNKEALRLYREEGFEEVFYTLKKKL; from the coding sequence ATGAGTGATTTAGTCATAAGGCCGGGCCGTGATGATGATCTGGAGGGTCTTGTGACCCTCTGGCGCGAGTATATGGGCGATGGCTACCATGAGCTCGTGAACATGAAATGGTCAGAGCAGAACACGGTGAAATGGCGAACCTTCGCCAGGTATTATATCAGCCAGGGCCTCTTTCTCGTTGCAGAGGAAAAGGGCTCTGTCATTGGCTTCATCTCTCTCAACATATGCTCCCCGCCCTTTGAGACCATCTACCAGTGCGCCGAGGTCATTGATATCTACGTGGCAAAGATCCACCGCGGGAAAGGCTACGGGAGAAGGCTTCTGAGGCATGTGATGAGTTTCCTGAAAGACCGGGGAATAGAAGTGGTGACACTCAGCGTCCTCACCAGCAACAAGGAAGCCTTGAGGTTGTACCGGGAAGAGGGCTTCGAAGAGGTCTTTTACACCCTTAAGAAAAAGCTCTAG
- the cutA gene encoding divalent-cation tolerance protein CutA, which yields MEEYYAGYVTCSSKEEGRKIAQAVVEKHYAACVNIIPAVESIYWWEGAMENSVEVMLIIKTKAAAIPALIKEVKSLHSYKVPEIIFFPLKEGNPDYLEWIGKEVV from the coding sequence ATGGAAGAATACTATGCTGGCTATGTGACCTGCTCGAGCAAGGAGGAGGGGAGGAAAATCGCCCAGGCTGTCGTGGAAAAGCATTATGCGGCCTGTGTGAATATCATCCCGGCCGTCGAGTCGATTTACTGGTGGGAGGGCGCCATGGAAAACTCCGTGGAAGTGATGCTCATCATCAAGACCAAGGCCGCCGCCATTCCGGCCCTCATCAAAGAGGTGAAATCACTTCACAGCTACAAAGTCCCGGAAATCATCTTCTTTCCTCTCAAGGAGGGAAATCCCGACTATCTCGAATGGATAGGGAAGGAAGTCGTCTAA
- the speD gene encoding adenosylmethionine decarboxylase has translation MKAIGCHILAELSHCNKDSLCDVAGIKDIMVRAALEAKAEIRETAFHKFSPYGVSGVVVIAESHLSIHTWPELGYAAIDIYTCGDTTEPWRACYFIAEKLDAQDISVSEVKRGIPNSRGYFSHAFSKTHMPGGLKVVQSA, from the coding sequence ATGAAGGCTATAGGTTGCCATATCTTAGCTGAGTTATCCCACTGTAACAAAGACTCCCTTTGTGACGTGGCAGGAATCAAGGACATCATGGTGCGGGCTGCCTTGGAAGCCAAGGCCGAGATCAGAGAAACAGCGTTTCACAAATTCTCTCCGTACGGAGTAAGCGGTGTCGTCGTCATAGCCGAATCGCATCTGTCCATTCACACGTGGCCGGAGCTGGGCTATGCGGCCATAGATATCTACACATGCGGCGATACCACAGAACCCTGGAGAGCTTGTTATTTTATAGCGGAAAAACTCGATGCGCAGGACATTTCCGTTTCCGAGGTGAAGCGGGGAATACCCAACTCGCGGGGATATTTCAGTCATGCGTTCTCAAAGACTCACATGCCGGGAGGTCTGAAAGTTGTCCAAAGTGCGTAA
- a CDS encoding histidine kinase yields the protein MPIKTALLQNVIEFFCKFSFFIILFYIVARYTAFSQLLYRKELKRKEELLLAAVFGIISIAFFIVINEAGAPLFLPLFFGMYSGMVVGAGASVILAVYTFIIGQPLYTIGLCLLAGPLGALMGMRIPPGGKKPFYVPLIAGFITLLGFSTSDTPFYSMPTIISTIPDLMFTSQTWYFSLVLYLAVYAAGCYLLLAFLELIIAEEDRKSALQTDNILRLVGKALDQIREGISQESARKLCENLRKALDIPGVCIIKKHESTYFPGRSPHEYPQDSDTFRNIQKRIFEEGLVFEGNHTLIFGKCPRDCDFTSIFLLPLSDGQKVVAALGFIQSRRQAFSHSEQNLVTGLSLIFSSELTRSKLEEQRMALESAKFKLLQAQINPHFLFNSLNTIAWMTGKDPQKAEELIIHLSTFMRQSFDQKGEFVTLRKEIEYLKSYLFIEKARFMEKLQVHYAIDDQVLSHSIPPFLIQPLVENSIKHGLSKKKEGGTIHVTIQPEEEKIKVEVSDNGVGCSPERLHEILHTPPPQDDSGPRRGIGVFNVKERVVALFGPESKFEMESTQGEGTKVRFYIVEKGEKQCQQN from the coding sequence ATGCCCATAAAGACCGCTCTTCTCCAGAATGTCATAGAGTTTTTCTGCAAGTTTTCCTTTTTTATTATCCTGTTTTATATTGTGGCGCGCTACACGGCTTTCAGCCAGCTCCTTTACCGGAAGGAGCTCAAGCGGAAGGAAGAGCTCCTTCTTGCCGCCGTGTTCGGCATCATTTCCATAGCCTTCTTCATCGTTATCAACGAAGCCGGAGCCCCCCTTTTTCTCCCCCTCTTCTTCGGAATGTACAGCGGCATGGTCGTGGGCGCCGGTGCGAGTGTGATACTGGCTGTCTACACCTTCATCATAGGCCAGCCTCTCTACACCATCGGTTTATGCCTTCTTGCAGGGCCACTTGGTGCCCTCATGGGGATGAGGATCCCCCCCGGGGGGAAGAAGCCCTTTTATGTGCCTCTCATCGCGGGCTTTATCACTTTACTGGGATTCAGCACCAGCGATACCCCTTTTTACTCGATGCCCACGATAATATCGACGATCCCCGACCTGATGTTCACCTCGCAGACATGGTACTTCTCGCTGGTCCTCTATCTTGCCGTGTACGCGGCGGGGTGCTACCTCCTGCTCGCGTTTCTTGAGCTCATCATTGCCGAAGAGGACCGAAAGAGTGCTCTTCAGACCGATAACATTCTGAGGCTCGTGGGAAAGGCCCTTGATCAGATAAGGGAGGGCATTTCCCAGGAAAGCGCAAGGAAGCTCTGTGAAAACCTGAGGAAGGCCCTGGATATCCCCGGCGTCTGCATCATAAAGAAGCATGAAAGCACCTATTTCCCCGGCCGCTCACCCCACGAATACCCCCAGGATTCCGATACGTTCAGGAACATCCAGAAGAGGATCTTTGAGGAGGGCCTGGTCTTTGAAGGAAACCATACCCTCATTTTCGGGAAATGCCCCAGAGACTGTGACTTCACCAGCATTTTCCTTCTCCCCCTCAGTGACGGCCAGAAGGTGGTGGCGGCTCTCGGCTTCATTCAGAGCAGGCGGCAGGCTTTCAGCCATTCAGAGCAGAACCTTGTGACAGGCCTCTCCCTTATCTTTTCCAGTGAGCTCACAAGATCCAAGCTGGAAGAGCAGCGGATGGCTCTTGAATCGGCAAAGTTCAAGCTCCTGCAGGCCCAGATCAACCCCCACTTCCTTTTTAACTCCCTGAACACCATCGCCTGGATGACCGGCAAGGACCCCCAGAAGGCCGAGGAGCTTATCATTCACCTTTCCACCTTCATGCGCCAGAGCTTTGATCAGAAAGGCGAGTTTGTCACCCTCCGCAAGGAGATAGAATACCTCAAGTCCTATCTTTTCATAGAAAAGGCCCGTTTCATGGAGAAGCTCCAGGTGCATTACGCCATAGATGACCAGGTGCTCTCCCACAGCATCCCTCCCTTTCTTATCCAGCCCCTCGTTGAAAACTCCATCAAGCACGGCCTTTCCAAAAAGAAAGAAGGGGGAACGATCCATGTGACGATTCAGCCCGAAGAGGAGAAGATAAAGGTGGAGGTGAGCGACAACGGGGTAGGGTGCTCGCCTGAGCGCCTCCATGAAATCCTCCATACTCCTCCGCCCCAGGATGACAGCGGGCCCCGGAGAGGAATCGGGGTATTTAATGTAAAAGAGAGAGTGGTGGCTCTTTTCGGTCCCGAGTCAAAATTTGAGATGGAGAGCACCCAGGGAGAGGGAACGAAGGTGCGATTTTATATCGTGGAGAAAGGGGAAAAACAATGCCAGCAAAACTGA
- a CDS encoding HU family DNA-binding protein, whose translation MKSDSGNGMNKESLIAQVADRTGLAKAQAKSAVEEVFNAISDCLARGEKFQYIGFGAFFVKKRAARMGINPITKEKMKIKAKKIPSFSPGKKLSERVE comes from the coding sequence GTGAAAAGCGATTCAGGAAATGGTATGAATAAAGAGTCCCTTATTGCGCAGGTGGCTGACAGGACAGGCCTTGCCAAAGCCCAGGCGAAAAGTGCCGTTGAAGAGGTGTTCAATGCCATAAGCGACTGCCTGGCCCGCGGAGAAAAATTCCAGTATATAGGCTTCGGGGCTTTCTTTGTAAAAAAGCGCGCAGCAAGGATGGGAATCAACCCCATCACCAAGGAGAAAATGAAAATCAAAGCCAAGAAGATCCCCTCATTCTCTCCCGGGAAAAAACTCAGCGAACGGGTGGAGTAG
- a CDS encoding GAF domain-containing protein: MDQNSQEEQKLLVQDIIARINSIKNYYRVFDEYVVSVAESLNAERGFIMLKMKGTEDMKVFGTHNLNPESIATTADISQSVINDVAEKGKAIVSVDAMKDPRFQDKTSVVISGLRSILCVPLKIKGITVGILYLDNRYKGSAFRDQHLEVLTSFLDAASPVMEALYSRLEASEKIKDKRIDKRVVPKKRSGI, translated from the coding sequence ATGGATCAGAATTCCCAGGAAGAACAAAAGCTTCTCGTGCAGGATATCATCGCCCGCATCAACTCGATAAAAAATTATTACAGGGTCTTTGATGAATATGTGGTTTCAGTGGCAGAGTCGCTCAATGCCGAGCGCGGATTCATCATGCTGAAAATGAAGGGCACGGAGGACATGAAAGTCTTCGGCACCCACAACCTGAACCCCGAATCGATTGCCACCACGGCGGACATAAGCCAGTCCGTCATCAACGACGTAGCAGAGAAGGGCAAGGCCATCGTGAGCGTCGATGCAATGAAAGACCCTCGGTTCCAGGACAAGACAAGCGTCGTCATCTCGGGGCTGCGCTCCATACTCTGTGTTCCCCTCAAGATAAAGGGTATCACCGTAGGGATCCTTTACCTGGATAACCGTTACAAGGGATCGGCATTCAGGGATCAGCACCTCGAGGTGCTCACCAGTTTTCTCGACGCGGCCTCGCCTGTGATGGAAGCCCTTTACTCAAGGCTCGAAGCCTCGGAGAAAATCAAGGACAAGAGGATTGACAAGCGCGTGGTCCCGAAGAAGAGGAGCGGCATTTAG
- the rplA gene encoding 50S ribosomal protein L1, with translation MATKGKRYKAIVQSYDKAKLLTIEEAIDLVITNAKAKFNETVEMHIKLGVDPRKSDQNVRGTVVLPHGTGKTPRVIVFTKGDKAKEAEEAKADKVGAEELIDMVKGGWSDFDVCVATPDMMGQLGKELGKVLGPRMPNPKAGTVTKDIGKTVKELKSGKVQYRTDKEGIIHSSVGKRDFGKEKLGQNISTLLDAVIRAKPATAKGSYLKSIVLTSTMGAGVKVDPQKAALFVHGK, from the coding sequence ATGGCAACTAAAGGAAAGCGCTACAAGGCAATCGTGCAGAGCTATGACAAGGCAAAGCTCCTCACCATCGAGGAAGCGATAGACCTCGTCATCACCAACGCGAAGGCAAAATTCAACGAGACTGTCGAGATGCACATCAAGCTCGGCGTAGACCCGCGCAAGAGCGATCAGAACGTGCGCGGCACCGTGGTCCTTCCCCATGGCACCGGCAAGACGCCGAGAGTCATCGTCTTCACCAAGGGGGACAAGGCAAAGGAGGCCGAGGAAGCCAAGGCCGACAAGGTGGGCGCCGAGGAGCTTATCGATATGGTCAAGGGAGGCTGGTCAGATTTTGATGTGTGCGTGGCCACCCCCGACATGATGGGGCAGCTCGGCAAGGAGCTCGGTAAAGTACTTGGCCCGAGAATGCCCAATCCCAAGGCCGGCACCGTGACCAAGGACATAGGGAAGACCGTAAAGGAGCTCAAGAGCGGTAAGGTGCAGTACCGCACCGACAAGGAGGGAATAATCCACTCGTCGGTGGGAAAAAGAGATTTCGGCAAGGAAAAGCTGGGGCAGAACATTTCCACGCTGCTTGATGCCGTCATAAGGGCGAAGCCCGCCACGGCAAAGGGTTCCTATCTCAAGAGCATCGTCCTCACCTCCACCATGGGGGCGGGAGTGAAGGTCGATCCTCAGAAGGCGGCGCTCTTCGTCCATGGTAAATAG
- a CDS encoding LytTR family DNA-binding domain-containing protein, giving the protein MPAKLKALIVDDELPARERLMAMISKFEDFEKVEGASSGEEALSMLPEYKPDVVFLDIQMPDMDGISLARELVSDDEPPMIVFVTAYDKYAIDAFEVNAIDYILKPANQERLQMAVERLKGILGTKETKGQFIDELSVALGRIVDKSEEKLTRLTIVHEETGNRMIVEPEELWWIYAKGDKTYTRVQKGEFRIYDTLANLSKRLPSDIFVRTHKAYIVNIKHIQEVIPWFSGTYNLKMKDQATELPLSRSFVAVFKEKVGWI; this is encoded by the coding sequence ATGCCAGCAAAACTGAAGGCTCTTATTGTCGATGATGAACTGCCGGCCCGCGAGAGGCTCATGGCCATGATCTCGAAGTTCGAGGATTTTGAGAAGGTTGAAGGCGCTTCCAGCGGGGAAGAAGCCCTCTCGATGCTCCCTGAGTACAAGCCTGACGTGGTATTTCTGGATATCCAGATGCCCGACATGGACGGCATCAGCCTGGCCCGCGAGCTGGTGAGCGACGACGAGCCGCCTATGATAGTCTTTGTCACGGCTTATGACAAGTATGCCATTGATGCCTTTGAAGTGAATGCCATCGATTACATCCTGAAGCCCGCGAACCAGGAGAGGCTGCAGATGGCCGTGGAGAGGCTCAAGGGCATACTGGGCACCAAGGAGACAAAGGGGCAGTTCATTGACGAGCTCTCCGTGGCCCTGGGAAGAATCGTGGACAAGAGCGAGGAGAAGCTCACGCGCCTCACCATCGTCCACGAGGAAACGGGGAACAGGATGATAGTTGAGCCTGAAGAGCTGTGGTGGATATATGCCAAGGGCGACAAGACCTATACCAGGGTGCAGAAAGGCGAGTTCAGGATTTATGACACTCTGGCCAACCTCTCGAAGCGCCTTCCTTCCGACATTTTCGTGAGAACCCACAAGGCTTACATTGTGAACATCAAGCATATCCAGGAAGTGATACCCTGGTTTTCCGGAACCTACAACCTGAAAATGAAGGACCAGGCGACGGAGCTTCCGCTCAGCAGGAGCTTTGTGGCAGTCTTCAAGGAAAAGGTGGGGTGGATCTGA